A genomic region of Metopolophium dirhodum isolate CAU chromosome 1, ASM1992520v1, whole genome shotgun sequence contains the following coding sequences:
- the LOC132934912 gene encoding uncharacterized protein LOC132934912: MVKYAAAAALVLAVTVAAAVAAEQTAAPSAEQQPPQQNGDVSWTEVIACYRKPQAAIGCLESRMSRAMVSMRDTAVGLAHSDPDAAAEDVAGVGDLVQQIGEFITYGMSSYFRGGSSDEDETAAQSAGGSPVNAPKDLDEGRGHHKKKKIQKEIKKFVLKVLFGIYLFKQKIKMIIMTIQSILMSKFLIVAMVYAISNTFKIWYDIKWSKHGHHDKVVYYENAHHQHHYEPPEHGEFDDHHDHHGWGSSVWGRSIVATEASVMEPPSGGAPSSQDGISRYVRRVSRTAQPQAGAQAMAYGGQIPSQ, encoded by the exons ATGGTCAAGTACGCAGCAGCAGCAGCGCTGGTGCTGGCGGTTACCGTCGCCGCGGCTGTCGCAGCCGAACAGACGGCAGCGCCGTCCGCTGAACAGCAGCCACCGCAGCAGAACGGCGACGTGTCCTGGACCGAAGTGATCGCGTGCTACAGGAAGCCGCAAGCGGCCATCGGGTGCCTGGAGTCGCGCATGAGCCGCGCCATGGTGTCGATGCGCGACACGGCCGTCGGACTGGCCCACAGCGACCCGGACGCCGCGGCCGAGGACGTGGCCGGCGTCGGCGATCTGGTCCAACAGATCGGCGAGTTCATCACGTACGGCATGTCCAGTTACTTCCGCGGCGGCAGCAGCGACGAAGACGAAACCGCGGCACAGTCCGCCGGCGGGTCGCCCGTCAACGCGCCGAAAGACCTCGACGAAG GAAGGGGACATCATAAGAAAAAGAAGATCCAAAAGGAAATCAAGAAATTCGTGTTGAAGGTTCTGTTCGGTATCTATCTGTTCAAGCAAAAGATCAAGATGATCATTATGACGATCCAATCGATACTGATGAGCAAGTTCTTGATTGTCGCAATGGTCTACGCCATTTCCAACACATTCAAGATCTGGTACGATATCAAGTGGAGCAAGCACGGTCACCACGACAAAGTCGTGTACTACGAGAATGCCCACCACCAACACCATTATGAGCCCCCAGAGCACGGCGAGTTCGACGACCATCACGACCATCATGGTTGGGGAAGCAGCGTCTGGGGCAGGAGTATTGTGGCCACCGAAGCTTCTGTAATGGAACCGCCCAGCGGCGGTGCACCCAGTTCTCAAGATGGCATCAGCCGCTATGTCAGACGCGTGTCCAGGACCGCACAGCCCCAGGCTGGAGCACAGGCCATGGCCTATGGAGGTCAAATCCCGAGTCAATAA